Within uncultured Methanoregula sp., the genomic segment GGCAAGCGCCATGGCAGAGGAGATGGCATCCGGGTCCGGGTTCTTATGGGTGATGATCCCCAGCGTTCCTTCCCAGCCGGCAAGGAGCGTAAATAGCCGTTGCGAGATCCGGCTCGAATGCTGTTTTTTGATCTGGAGGATTGCGGAGCGGGCCACCACTTCCTGAGGGTACAAGACGAACTCCGCACCGGCAGCCGTGAGTTTCTGGCTGTTCACCGGGTCGGTGGCCAGGGCAACGATCTGCACGGAAGGGTAACGTTTCTTGATGGTGACAACCGCCGCAAGGTTGGCATCGGGGTCACCGGTCATGACAAAGGCGATCTCGAAAAGAGGAAGCCCGACCAGCATGTCGGCAGAGGCGATGTCGCGCTGGTAGGCATCGTATTTCTGGTCGCGGAGGTGCCGCACCCGGTTCTCGTCCCGGTCAATGATTACCACGCGCTCGTTCTCTTTTGCCAGTTCAAGAATGATATTGTAGCCGTTCGTACCGCAACCGAAAATACTGTATTTTGTCGGGCCGGAAGGTTCAAACGGGGCTGGTTCAGGCATATTACAGAAGATGTACCATTCCTCGGTATTAAGTGATTCCAAAGCAGGGGCATCCAAAACCTTTATTCGCAATTATCGACCACATTATTAGGTCTAACAGGCTTGGGTCTGTAGCTTAGTTCGGCATAGCGGCGGACTCTTAATCCGCAGGTCAAGGGTTCAAATCCCTTCAGGCCCGTTTTCTTATTGTTTTTTAATTACCACAGGTTTTCTTTTCAGCGAAACTCAAACGCACCCATCCCAAGATTGCCCCAGTACCAGCTCTGGTGGAGGATCGTTCCTTTTGCCCCCGGCCCGGCGGCACCCATTGTGACGAGAAGCGGCATGAAGTGGTCGGGATACGGCTGGGCATGGGCGGCTGCAGGTGCGATCTCACGGTAGCGGACGAGGCTCCTGCGATCTCCGGTTGTCACCGCGTGGTTCAGCCAGTCATTGAACCGGATTGCCCATCCCTCCGTAGGGAGACCTTCTCCCAGGGGAACCGTGGGATCCCCGAGCGGGTGGACCGCCCCACCGCTTCCGATGACAAGCACGCCCTCGTGACGGAGGGAGGCGATCGCGTCGCCAAGGGCAAAGTGGCGTACCGGGTCGAGATGACCCTGGATGGAGAGCTGGACAACCGGAATGCCGGCTTCCGGATACATCAGCATCAGGGGCACCCATGCCCCGTGATCGAGACCGCGGCCGGTATCGGAATCGCACGGGAGGCCTGCTGATTCCACGAGACCGGCAACACGGCGGGCAAGATCCAAGTCTCCCGGCGCAGAATACGTGATCCCGTAGAGCTCATGGGGAAACCCGGAGAAATCGTGGATGGTTGCAGGGTTCAGCACCGCATTCACGGCAGGCCGGGGTGTATTCCAGTGGGCCGAGATACAGAGCACTGCTGCAATACCCTCAAACCGGGCGCCAAGTAAGGCGAGAAATTCCCGGGCCGGCACGCCCCGTTCCAGCGGCAGGACCGGGGCGCCGTGCGAGACGAAGAGCGTGGGAAGCGGTGCCGGGGTCATGAAAGAACCTGTATCCCGGAAGTAAAAAAAGCGTGGGATCAAAGCAGCGGGAGAGGAACTACCCGCCGGGGAGTACTCCCCCATAGCAGGGTATATCATTGCGGACAGGTAAGGATCACGTGGACCAGTGAAAATCATGCAGTTCAAAGGCAGCAAGACCGAGAAGAACGTACTCGCGGCATTTGCCGGGGAGTCGCAGGCACGGAACCGCTACACCTTCTTTGCAAGCGCAGCAAAGAAAGAGGGCTACGAGCAGATCGCGGCGATCTTTTTGCAGACCGCAGAAGAAGAGAAGGAACATGCAAAAATGTTTTTCAAACTGCTGAAAGGAGGGGATGCCGAGATTACCGCAACCTACCCCGCAGGTGTGATCGGGAGCACGAAGGAGAACCTTCTCGCTGCAGCGCTGGGAGAGGAGATGGAATGGGGCACCATCTACCCGGGATTTGCGGCAACGGCAACAAAGGAAGGGTTCAAGGATATTGCCTCCGTCTTCAGGATGGTGGCAAAAGTCGAGGAGCACCACCAGGCACGCTATACAAAACTGCACGAGAACCTGGTGAATGGAACCATTTTCAAATCGGAGATGCCCGTAAAATGGTATTGCCGGAACTGCGGGTACGTCCACGAAGGAAAGGTGGCTCCCGCCAGGTGCCCGGTCTGCGAACACCCGAAGGCATACTTCGAGATAACCGCAGAGAACTATTGATATTTTTTATTTTTTCAGTCCCTCTTTAATCCCTGGATTATGAGCCGGGTCATCCGCCGGAGTTATGGTATCCAGCCCATACGGACCCAGCGCTCGTACTCTTCGGTGCGGAAATCCCGGTTTTCGATTACGAGATCCCTGAAAAATTCCCGGTTGCCGGCAATCTCTTCTTCCTGGTTCGGATCGGAGAATCCCTGTCCGATTGCTTCAGCAAGTTTCTTTCCAAGCGCCCGGGCAGCAGATCCCGTTGCGTCTACCGCATCCATGTTCCCTCCCGTGGCAACACTGATTCCGCCCACCGCTACCACGCCAAGATAGTTGAGGACATGGTTCTGGTACGCCACTACTTCATCCCCGCCGGATGTGTGCGTTGTCGCAACCGAGCAGCC encodes:
- a CDS encoding rubrerythrin gives rise to the protein MQFKGSKTEKNVLAAFAGESQARNRYTFFASAAKKEGYEQIAAIFLQTAEEEKEHAKMFFKLLKGGDAEITATYPAGVIGSTKENLLAAALGEEMEWGTIYPGFAATATKEGFKDIASVFRMVAKVEEHHQARYTKLHENLVNGTIFKSEMPVKWYCRNCGYVHEGKVAPARCPVCEHPKAYFEITAENY
- a CDS encoding class III extradiol ring-cleavage dioxygenase, with the protein product MTPAPLPTLFVSHGAPVLPLERGVPAREFLALLGARFEGIAAVLCISAHWNTPRPAVNAVLNPATIHDFSGFPHELYGITYSAPGDLDLARRVAGLVESAGLPCDSDTGRGLDHGAWVPLMLMYPEAGIPVVQLSIQGHLDPVRHFALGDAIASLRHEGVLVIGSGGAVHPLGDPTVPLGEGLPTEGWAIRFNDWLNHAVTTGDRRSLVRYREIAPAAAHAQPYPDHFMPLLVTMGAAGPGAKGTILHQSWYWGNLGMGAFEFR